The following proteins are encoded in a genomic region of Desulfovibrio sp.:
- the glyQ gene encoding glycine--tRNA ligase subunit alpha, translating into MYFQDVILTLQNYWANQGCVIEQPSGVECGAGTFNPNTFLRVIGPEPWSVAYVEPSRRPTDGRYGENPNRLQRYFQFQVIMKPSPDNVQDLYLQSLKALGINPAQHDIRFVEDDWESPTLGAWGLGWEVWLNGMEVSQFTYFQQVGGIDLSPISVELTYGLERLTMYLQGVESVYDLAWNKNVTYGHIYHQNEVEQSRHNFEASNPEMLLRHFSDFEGQCKALLELGLPWPAYDYCLKCSHTFNLLDARGAISITERTGYIGRVRALAAGVARLYAAQREELGYPMLKKDER; encoded by the coding sequence ATGTATTTTCAGGATGTCATTTTAACTTTGCAGAACTACTGGGCCAACCAGGGTTGCGTCATCGAACAGCCTTCGGGTGTGGAATGCGGTGCCGGTACGTTCAACCCCAACACGTTTTTGAGGGTTATTGGGCCGGAGCCGTGGAGCGTTGCCTATGTGGAACCCTCCCGCCGTCCTACGGATGGCCGCTACGGCGAAAATCCCAACCGCCTGCAACGGTATTTCCAGTTTCAGGTGATCATGAAGCCCTCGCCGGACAACGTGCAGGATCTGTATCTGCAAAGCCTCAAGGCGCTGGGCATCAACCCCGCGCAGCACGACATCCGTTTTGTGGAAGACGATTGGGAATCCCCCACCCTCGGCGCCTGGGGCCTTGGCTGGGAAGTGTGGCTCAATGGCATGGAAGTGAGCCAGTTCACCTATTTTCAGCAGGTCGGCGGCATTGATCTTTCGCCCATCAGCGTGGAACTGACCTACGGCCTTGAGCGCCTTACCATGTATTTGCAGGGCGTTGAATCCGTGTATGATCTGGCCTGGAACAAAAACGTCACCTACGGCCATATCTACCACCAGAATGAAGTGGAGCAGTCACGCCACAACTTTGAGGCCAGCAATCCTGAAATGCTGTTGCGGCATTTCAGCGATTTTGAAGGGCAGTGCAAAGCCCTGCTGGAGCTGGGATTGCCCTGGCCTGCCTATGATTACTGCCTCAAGTGCTCGCATACATTCAATCTTCTGGACGCCAGAGGAGCTATCTCCATCACGGAACGCACCGGCTACATCGGCAGGGTGCGCGCCCTGGCGGCTGGAGTGGCGCGACTGTATGCAGCCCAGCGTGAAGAACTGGGCTATCCCATGCTCAAAAAGGATGAGAGGTAA
- a CDS encoding DNA repair protein RecO C-terminal domain-containing protein: MTEWADHALVLRIGHFREADLWLKMLCRKHGLLTLFAFGGSRSRRRFCGCLDVLNSLHCRVKASGRGSFLNLEEAVLLGGPQSLRGNWRRMGLAANCLRFVEALGVNDEGADEAFLLVEDLRKTLEEAENVPSLLPLFFRLRFAGVLGFAPDLGRCGTCGAAITGPAQFVVDEAQLRCPSCRATAGPARYGVELGASGLDLLRHVQQEFPSGWHAEELPAADRRACAKVIDGFVQYHLGLSWEGGYFRHV, encoded by the coding sequence ATGACCGAATGGGCAGATCACGCGCTTGTGCTGCGAATCGGGCACTTTCGCGAGGCAGATCTGTGGCTGAAAATGCTTTGTCGCAAACACGGCCTGCTGACGCTGTTCGCCTTTGGCGGCAGCCGCAGCAGGCGTCGTTTTTGCGGCTGCCTGGATGTACTCAACAGCCTGCATTGCAGGGTAAAGGCCTCGGGGCGCGGCAGCTTTCTTAATCTTGAGGAGGCCGTGCTGCTGGGCGGGCCGCAAAGCCTGCGCGGGAACTGGCGGCGCATGGGCCTAGCGGCCAACTGCCTGCGGTTTGTGGAAGCGCTTGGCGTTAACGACGAGGGCGCGGACGAGGCCTTTCTGCTGGTTGAAGATTTGCGCAAGACGCTGGAAGAAGCGGAAAATGTACCTTCGCTGTTGCCACTGTTTTTCCGCCTGCGTTTTGCTGGTGTTTTGGGTTTTGCGCCTGATCTGGGCCGATGCGGCACCTGCGGCGCAGCCATAACCGGCCCCGCGCAATTTGTGGTTGACGAGGCCCAGTTGCGTTGCCCTTCGTGCCGCGCCACAGCAGGGCCAGCGCGGTATGGCGTGGAGCTGGGCGCGTCCGGGCTTGACCTTTTGCGTCATGTGCAGCAAGAATTTCCCTCCGGCTGGCATGCGGAAGAACTGCCTGCGGCAGATCGGCGCGCGTGCGCCAAGGTTATTGACGGTTTTGTGCAATATCACCTGGGTCTCTCGTGGGAAGGGGGCTACTTTCGCCACGTGTGA
- a CDS encoding helix-turn-helix domain-containing protein has product MTLVELGAALRVEREKRGLDMEDAANRLKISARLLRALEEGDETSLPPLAYTKGFIRSYASYVGLSAEEVSEALGALEAASEPVAPQNVYEPEMVLTPRRNLKPILAGLFMVCVVAVVMVAWQQGVLDFLSRQTRRLAQPAPLQSAESVDPGNLASRPSAPVAPAQGQAPSQAAAQGSVQQVQTPAQTPAQSSGQTSAQASAQPTGQAAPPAAPGLPPVRGTATNAPVANAPAAGTPASTPPAAPTASAAAPAGASQGSDVPVGTHKLIITATEECWIHSSADKTDTRQFSLHKGDTFALTFSKSLELKLGNAGGVRLRYDGEELPPAGQSGQVRNLVFPPADRP; this is encoded by the coding sequence ATGACCTTAGTGGAATTGGGCGCTGCTTTGCGCGTTGAGCGCGAAAAGCGGGGTCTGGACATGGAAGATGCGGCAAACAGGCTGAAAATCAGCGCCCGTCTTCTGCGCGCTTTGGAGGAAGGGGACGAGACGTCCTTGCCCCCTCTGGCGTACACCAAGGGGTTTATCCGTTCATACGCGTCCTATGTTGGCCTTTCGGCAGAAGAAGTCAGTGAGGCGCTTGGCGCGCTTGAGGCTGCTTCCGAGCCTGTCGCGCCGCAAAATGTTTATGAGCCCGAGATGGTTCTCACCCCGCGCCGTAATCTCAAGCCCATTCTGGCTGGGCTTTTCATGGTGTGCGTGGTTGCTGTGGTGATGGTTGCCTGGCAACAGGGGGTGCTTGACTTTTTGAGTCGGCAGACGCGCCGTCTGGCACAGCCCGCCCCCTTGCAGAGCGCCGAGTCTGTTGATCCCGGCAATCTGGCCAGTCGGCCCTCCGCCCCTGTTGCTCCCGCGCAGGGACAGGCTCCGTCGCAGGCGGCTGCCCAAGGTTCTGTACAACAGGTGCAGACCCCGGCCCAAACGCCTGCCCAAAGCTCGGGCCAAACTTCTGCGCAGGCTTCGGCACAGCCGACAGGTCAGGCTGCCCCGCCTGCTGCCCCTGGCTTGCCTCCGGTGCGTGGCACTGCCACCAACGCGCCTGTCGCAAATGCGCCCGCTGCTGGCACGCCTGCTTCAACGCCTCCGGCTGCTCCCACTGCCTCTGCCGCTGCGCCCGCTGGCGCTTCGCAGGGCAGTGATGTGCCCGTAGGCACCCACAAGCTTATTATCACTGCCACAGAGGAATGCTGGATCCACTCCAGCGCTGACAAGACCGACACGCGCCAGTTTTCGCTGCACAAGGGTGATACCTTTGCCCTCACGTTCAGCAAAAGCCTGGAGTTGAAGCTTGGCAACGCTGGCGGTGTGCGCCTGCGGTATGACGGTGAAGAACTGCCCCCGGCGGGGCAGAGCGGCCAGGTGCGCAATCTGGTGTTTCCCCCTGCGGACAGGCCATGA
- a CDS encoding SurA N-terminal domain-containing protein, translating into MRASREYNVRKTLILALVICFMTAFGAQAAQINKVAAVVNGQVITMFDLQKNAVPDLMRARINPNDPAQAKAVDAVLRKALDGMIMDILVAQEAKRLKVSISSSEIDSEITKIMKGNNLTKKQFEERLAQQKTSVSELRGNIEKGLIRQRVMAMEVGRRVVVTPDEIKAYYDAHKDTMYDRSGLHMALLVYHPNANAAALAAQIKSGAVSFEEVVRKYSIAPNKENGGDMGAVEWDKLNPEWEARLTSMKPGDVTDIFELQGRKAQVRLYRPGGGELKMLTFEQAKPMIDGILRQPKAMERFEDYTNQLRSRAVIDIRM; encoded by the coding sequence TTGCGCGCAAGCAGGGAGTATAACGTGAGAAAAACGCTTATTTTGGCGCTGGTTATCTGTTTTATGACCGCTTTTGGCGCTCAGGCCGCACAGATCAACAAGGTGGCGGCCGTGGTGAACGGTCAGGTTATCACCATGTTTGATCTGCAGAAAAATGCTGTTCCTGATCTTATGCGGGCGCGTATCAATCCCAACGATCCCGCCCAGGCCAAGGCCGTGGATGCCGTGCTGCGCAAGGCGCTGGACGGCATGATCATGGACATTCTGGTTGCGCAGGAAGCCAAGCGTCTCAAGGTTTCCATTTCTTCTTCTGAAATTGACAGCGAAATCACCAAGATCATGAAGGGGAACAACCTCACCAAGAAGCAGTTTGAAGAACGCCTGGCCCAGCAAAAGACCAGTGTCAGCGAGCTGCGTGGAAATATTGAGAAAGGTTTGATTCGTCAGCGTGTTATGGCAATGGAAGTGGGCCGCCGGGTTGTTGTGACCCCGGATGAAATCAAGGCCTACTACGATGCGCACAAGGATACCATGTATGACCGCTCAGGTCTGCACATGGCCCTTCTGGTGTATCATCCCAATGCCAACGCTGCGGCTTTGGCTGCGCAGATCAAGTCTGGCGCGGTTTCGTTTGAGGAAGTGGTGCGCAAGTATTCCATCGCTCCCAACAAGGAAAACGGCGGCGACATGGGCGCAGTGGAGTGGGACAAGCTCAACCCCGAGTGGGAAGCCCGCCTCACCAGCATGAAACCCGGCGATGTGACGGATATTTTCGAGCTTCAGGGCCGCAAGGCGCAGGTGCGCCTGTACCGCCCCGGCGGCGGCGAACTCAAGATGCTCACCTTTGAGCAGGCCAAGCCGATGATCGACGGCATCCTGCGCCAGCCCAAGGCCATGGAGCGTTTTGAGGACTACACCAACCAGCTTCGTAGCCGGGCCGTTATTGATATCAGAATGTAG